From the Streptomyces sp. Tu 2975 genome, one window contains:
- a CDS encoding proline--tRNA ligase — MAQVQRMSRLMVKTLRDDPADAETLSHKLLVRAGYVRRNAAGIWSWLPLGKRVLENVTRVVREEMDAIGAQEVLLPALLPKEPYEATGRWEEYGAELFRLKDRKGADYLLGPTHEEIFTQLVKDQCTSYKDLPVILYQIQTKYRDEARPRSGILRGREFQMKDSYSFDTSDEGLARSYALHREAYVRIFERLGLKHKIVSAVSGAMGGSASEEFLAPAPAGEDTFVYCPSCDYAANTEAVTFALAPVEGAAHGPVEELDTPDTPTIETLADHLGVPASATLKNLLVKVDGEIVAVGVPGNREVDLGKLGDHLAPAEVELVTAEDFVDRPDLVRGYVGPQGLEKVRYIADPRIAPGTAWITGANRAGFHAKNVVAGRDFEVDDYLDVVVVEDGDPCPSCGTGLKLDRAIEIGHIFQLGRKYADAFQLDVLGQNGKPVRVTMGSYGVGVSRAVAALAEQTADEQGLCWPREIAPADVHVVAAGKALQTELALDVAEQLGAAGLRVLVDDRAGVSPGVKFTDAELIGVPKILVAGRRSAEGVLELKDRRTGEREELTVADAVARLRG, encoded by the coding sequence ATGGCCCAGGTCCAGCGCATGTCCCGTCTGATGGTCAAGACACTGCGCGACGACCCGGCGGACGCAGAGACGCTCAGCCACAAGCTCCTCGTGCGCGCCGGTTACGTCCGCCGCAACGCAGCGGGCATCTGGTCCTGGCTGCCGCTCGGCAAGCGCGTCCTGGAGAACGTCACCCGCGTCGTGCGCGAGGAGATGGACGCCATCGGCGCGCAGGAGGTCCTGCTGCCGGCGCTGCTGCCCAAGGAGCCCTACGAGGCGACGGGCCGCTGGGAGGAGTACGGTGCGGAGCTGTTCCGTCTCAAGGACCGCAAGGGCGCCGACTACCTCCTCGGCCCGACCCACGAAGAGATCTTCACCCAGCTCGTCAAGGACCAGTGCACGTCCTACAAGGACCTGCCGGTGATCCTCTACCAGATCCAGACGAAGTACCGCGACGAGGCGCGTCCCCGCTCGGGCATCCTGCGCGGCCGCGAGTTCCAGATGAAGGACTCGTACTCCTTCGACACCTCCGACGAGGGCCTCGCCCGGTCCTACGCCCTGCACCGCGAGGCGTACGTCCGGATCTTCGAGCGCCTCGGCCTGAAGCACAAGATCGTCTCCGCCGTGTCGGGGGCCATGGGCGGCTCCGCCTCCGAGGAGTTCCTGGCGCCGGCCCCGGCGGGCGAGGACACCTTCGTGTACTGCCCGTCCTGCGACTACGCGGCCAACACCGAGGCCGTCACCTTCGCGCTCGCCCCGGTCGAAGGCGCCGCGCACGGCCCGGTCGAGGAACTGGACACCCCCGACACCCCGACCATCGAGACGCTCGCCGACCACCTGGGAGTCCCGGCGTCCGCCACCCTGAAGAACCTGCTGGTCAAGGTCGACGGCGAGATCGTCGCGGTCGGCGTACCCGGCAACCGCGAGGTCGACCTCGGCAAGCTGGGCGACCACCTGGCCCCCGCGGAGGTCGAGCTGGTCACCGCGGAGGACTTCGTGGACCGCCCGGACCTGGTCCGCGGCTACGTCGGCCCGCAGGGCCTCGAGAAGGTCCGCTACATCGCCGACCCGCGCATCGCCCCCGGTACCGCATGGATCACCGGCGCCAACCGGGCGGGTTTCCACGCGAAGAACGTTGTCGCCGGCCGGGACTTCGAGGTCGACGACTACCTCGACGTCGTGGTCGTCGAGGACGGCGACCCGTGCCCCTCTTGCGGCACCGGCCTCAAGCTGGACCGCGCGATCGAGATCGGCCACATCTTCCAGCTCGGCCGCAAGTACGCGGACGCCTTCCAGCTCGACGTGCTCGGCCAGAACGGCAAGCCCGTCCGCGTGACGATGGGTTCGTACGGCGTCGGCGTCTCGCGCGCGGTGGCCGCGCTCGCCGAGCAGACCGCCGACGAGCAGGGCCTGTGCTGGCCCCGCGAGATCGCCCCGGCAGACGTCCACGTCGTCGCCGCCGGCAAGGCCCTGCAGACCGAGCTCGCCCTCGACGTCGCCGAGCAGCTCGGCGCGGCGGGCCTGCGGGTCCTGGTCGACGACCGCGCGGGCGTCTCCCCGGGTGTGAAGTTCACGGACGCGGAGCTGATCGGCGTCCCCAAGATCCTGGTGGCCGGCCGCCGCTCGGCCGAGGGCGTCCTGGAACTGAAGGACCGCCGGACGGGGGAGCGGGAGGAGCTCACGGTGGCGGACGCGGTGGCGCGGCTGCGGGGGTAG
- a CDS encoding GNAT family N-acetyltransferase: MAALSGDGSQAPDVVVEPLDLTARVDEALAVQALAFGLSDDEIDIRRYIVLRHLQNPGARALGATTEAGRLVGFVYGMPNDRSHWWSTVVEPYLRRNGADGWLDDSFVITELHVHPDFQGRGVGRELITTLTDGCRLPRSILSAIDTESPARALYRRLGYQDLAGQVLFPSAPSPYAVMGAPLPLRRAN; this comes from the coding sequence ATGGCAGCACTCAGCGGGGACGGCTCGCAGGCCCCCGACGTCGTCGTCGAACCGCTCGATCTGACCGCGCGGGTCGACGAAGCGCTCGCCGTGCAGGCGCTCGCCTTCGGGCTCAGCGACGACGAGATCGACATCCGCCGCTACATCGTGCTGCGCCACCTGCAGAACCCGGGAGCCCGGGCGCTCGGCGCGACAACGGAGGCGGGCCGGCTCGTCGGATTCGTCTACGGCATGCCCAACGACCGCAGTCACTGGTGGTCCACCGTGGTCGAGCCGTATCTGCGCCGCAACGGCGCCGACGGCTGGCTCGACGACTCGTTCGTCATCACCGAACTCCACGTCCACCCCGACTTCCAGGGGCGCGGCGTCGGACGCGAACTGATCACCACCCTCACCGACGGATGCCGCCTGCCCCGCTCGATCCTCTCCGCGATCGACACCGAGAGCCCGGCCCGCGCCCTGTACCGCAGGCTCGGCTACCAGGACCTCGCCGGCCAGGTGCTGTTCCCGAGCGCCCCCAGCCCCTACGCGGTGATGGGCGCCCCGCTGCCGCTGCGGCGAGCGAACTGA